In Ostrea edulis chromosome 4, xbOstEdul1.1, whole genome shotgun sequence, a single window of DNA contains:
- the LOC125672009 gene encoding E3 ubiquitin-protein ligase TRIM71-like produces the protein MFADVQITRTKEEKVLRLVEPLVVNIVPTGLSSVRHVSCVDSETTWLCGNGPQLKLMDRRGKELKTTKTPKQYSISGMSMSISGDLVFCSTADRSVYKMKDIKHIEYLFSTGDFEPCGLHCCRNGDILVSVYNNQRAKVDKFGSKGYKTQDIEIKENGRRLFKKPTFITQNKTGDICVSDQDRVVVTTDCGTFRFNYYGRKFKTFTPRGICCNKLSHIIVADNINNVIHVVNENGTMLSALDTSGQGILGRLYSPSSLSLDESDNIWVGEMFSGLIKVLKHLELCYV, from the coding sequence ATGTTTGCTGATGTCCAAATTACCagaacaaaagaagaaaaagtgttGCGTCTTGTTGAGCCACTAGTTGTTAACATTGTTCCGACCGGCCTCTCGTCAGTTCGGCATGTCTCTTGTGTGGATTCTGAGACAACATGGCTCTGTGGCAATGGACCACAACTTAAGTTAATGGATAGGAGAGGGAAAGAACTGAAGACGACCAAGACGCCAAAGCAATATAGCATTAGTGGCATGTCCATGTCAATATCAGGGGACCTGGTGTTCTGTTCTACAGCCGACAGATCCGTGTACAAAATGAAGGACATAAAACACATAGAATATCTGTTCAGTACTGGTGATTTTGAACCTTGTGGACTGCACTGCTGTAGAAATGGAGACATTTTAGTTTCTGTTTACAACAACCAAAGGGCAAAAGTTGATAAGTTTGGGAGCAAGGGGTATAAAACGCAAGatatagaaataaaagaaaatggtCGTCGTCTTTTCAAGAAGCCAACTTTCATAACGCAGAACAAAACCGGCGACATTTGTGTTTCAGATCAGGATAGAGTCGTTGTTACGACAGATTGCGGAACCTTTCGATTTAACTATTACGGCAGAAAATTCAAAACGTTCACACCTCGTGGAATATGCTGTAATAAATTGTCTCACATCATTGTAGCAGACAACATCAACAATGTTATTCATGTGGTCAACGAAAATGGAACAATGCTGAGTGCTCTGGATACGTCCGGCCAAGGAATTCTGGGACGACTATATTCACCATCGAGTCTCTCTTTGGATGAGAGTGATAATATCTGGGTTGGAGAAATGTTTAGTGGTCTTATCAAAGTACTGAAGCATCTAGAACTTTGTTATGTTTGA